A single genomic interval of Romboutsia ilealis harbors:
- a CDS encoding Veg family protein, giving the protein MATVQTLDKIRESLERHLGKKILLKANKGRKQIITKKGILEKVYPSVFVVKLESDNEGCSRVSYSYSDLLTSNVKLQVFKNQDKLHVS; this is encoded by the coding sequence ATGGCCACTGTTCAAACTCTAGATAAGATAAGGGAAAGTTTAGAGAGGCATTTAGGTAAAAAAATACTACTTAAAGCTAATAAGGGGAGAAAACAGATTATTACAAAAAAAGGGATTCTAGAAAAAGTCTATCCGAGTGTGTTTGTTGTAAAGCTAGAAAGCGACAATGAAGGATGTTCTAGAGTATCTTATAGCTACTCAGATTTGCTAACATCTAATGTAAAATTGCAAGTATTTAAAAATCAAGATAAATTACATGTAAGTTAA
- the yabG gene encoding sporulation peptidase YabG has protein sequence MKIGDIVTRKSYNKDIIFRIAGFSVDNKNEKIAILKGIAFRVIADAYLEDLEVVKVSDIKQILIDPTVENLIYKSVRSAQDREKKMNRAVPKLQANPNVYGMPGKVLQIDGDKEYLKICLDVYTELGIPAVGVAIPEENQYKEVFGLLEKHNPDILVITGHDALTSRKGNITDLNNYRNSLNFIKAVKQARKWEPNLDNLVIFAGACQSNYEQLIRAGANYASSPGRIMIHALDPVFVVEKIACSRIDTIVPIEEVIEQTVTGLKGIGGSETRGKFRWAMPKSMLY, from the coding sequence ATGAAAATTGGTGATATAGTAACTAGAAAATCATACAACAAAGATATAATATTTAGAATAGCTGGATTTAGCGTAGATAATAAAAATGAGAAGATAGCGATTTTAAAAGGTATAGCATTCAGGGTAATTGCTGATGCATATTTAGAAGACCTAGAAGTTGTAAAAGTATCAGATATAAAACAGATATTAATAGATCCTACAGTAGAAAATTTAATATATAAATCAGTTAGAAGTGCACAAGATAGAGAAAAAAAGATGAATAGAGCGGTACCAAAGTTACAAGCAAATCCAAATGTTTATGGTATGCCAGGAAAGGTTTTACAAATAGATGGAGATAAAGAGTATTTAAAAATATGTTTAGATGTATATACTGAGCTTGGTATACCAGCAGTAGGAGTAGCTATACCTGAAGAAAATCAATACAAGGAAGTATTTGGGCTTTTAGAAAAACATAATCCAGATATATTAGTTATAACTGGTCATGATGCTCTTACATCTAGAAAAGGGAATATTACAGATTTAAATAATTATAGGAATTCTTTAAATTTTATTAAAGCTGTTAAGCAAGCGCGCAAATGGGAACCTAATTTAGATAATTTAGTTATATTTGCAGGAGCATGTCAATCAAATTATGAACAATTAATAAGAGCTGGAGCTAATTATGCTAGTTCACCAGGAAGAATAATGATACATGCATTAGATCCAGTATTTGTAGTTGAAAAGATTGCTTGCTCAAGGATAGATACTATAGTTCCTATAGAAGAAGTTATAGAACAAACTGTAACAGGTTTAAAAGGTATAGGAGGTTCTGAAACAAGAGGAAAATTTAGATGGGCTATGCCTAAATCTATGCTATATTAA
- a CDS encoding SEC-C metal-binding domain-containing protein, whose translation MSLYTEWRNLSDNHESQEAEVKFWEEYLKAEASIYNELLNNKQEVIEGKVSELAAKYNVSVEYFMGFIDGISESLKEDITLETIEADSTIKLDIDFEKLYYNMVAVEAHWLYNLPGWEAILSADKRKELQKAYKTSKTVVKEDKVGRNDACPCGSGKKYKKCCGK comes from the coding sequence ATGAGTTTATATACTGAATGGAGAAATTTAAGTGATAATCATGAAAGCCAAGAAGCAGAAGTTAAGTTTTGGGAAGAATACTTAAAAGCAGAAGCTTCAATATACAATGAATTATTAAATAATAAGCAAGAAGTCATAGAAGGTAAAGTTAGTGAATTAGCTGCTAAATACAATGTTTCTGTTGAATACTTCATGGGATTCATAGATGGAATAAGCGAAAGTTTAAAAGAAGATATAACTTTAGAAACTATAGAAGCTGATAGTACTATAAAGTTAGATATAGATTTTGAAAAATTATACTACAACATGGTAGCTGTAGAAGCTCATTGGTTATACAACTTACCAGGTTGGGAAGCTATATTATCAGCTGATAAGAGAAAAGAATTACAAAAAGCATACAAAACTTCTAAGACAGTAGTTAAAGAAGATAAAGTAGGAAGAAATGATGCTTGTCCATGTGGAAGTGGGAAAAAATATAAGAAGTGTTGTGGAAAATAA
- a CDS encoding peptide arginase family protein, with the protein MDKYTGFYIDKPTGNNIFSYEERENKKIYVPKLIEGSLDDVSIGEEIVFNEIDEDIEIKAKGLKNMIIYKYQDKDAYIFDNHNHAFYFWIKSLEKGNFTKGCKLVHVDQHKDTREPENYDVDIENIDDVFRYTNEVLNVGSFIKPALKHNIFSDVIIIDSSYGFDLEIEGEFVLDIDLDIFSKDMDYIPYDLKVSRIKDLIKRAKVITIASSPFFINQEYAIKVLKELFNYDIIEELA; encoded by the coding sequence ATGGATAAATATACAGGATTTTATATAGATAAACCGACTGGAAATAATATATTTTCATATGAGGAAAGAGAAAATAAAAAAATATATGTACCAAAACTTATAGAAGGAAGTCTAGATGATGTTTCAATTGGAGAAGAAATAGTATTCAATGAAATTGATGAAGATATCGAAATAAAAGCTAAAGGGCTTAAGAATATGATTATATATAAGTATCAAGATAAAGATGCATATATATTTGATAATCATAACCATGCATTTTATTTCTGGATAAAAAGTTTGGAAAAAGGAAACTTTACTAAGGGGTGTAAGTTGGTTCACGTAGATCAACACAAAGATACAAGAGAGCCTGAAAATTATGATGTAGATATAGAGAATATAGATGATGTATTTAGATATACAAATGAAGTTTTAAATGTAGGAAGTTTTATAAAGCCAGCGTTAAAACATAATATATTTTCTGATGTAATTATAATAGATAGTTCTTATGGTTTTGATTTAGAAATAGAAGGAGAATTTGTTCTAGATATAGATTTAGATATATTTTCTAAAGATATGGACTATATACCGTATGATTTAAAAGTTTCAAGAATAAAAGATTTAATAAAAAGAGCAAAAGTAATAACAATAGCATCTAGTCCATTTTTTATAAATCAGGAGTATGCTATAAAAGTATTAAAAGAATTATTTAATTATGATATAATAGAAGAGTTAGCTTAA
- a CDS encoding RluA family pseudouridine synthase has protein sequence MIKVIFEDNHLLVVEKPVNILSQGDDTNDKDMVNLLKQYVKEKYNKPGNVYIGLVHRLDRPVGGIMVFAKTSKAASRLSDQVRTKTFKKTYRAVIHGDMNKKEDTLKDYLYKNKKTNMVSVVNKDHKESKNAELSYKTLDKKDGFSLVEIDLKTGRPHQIRVQFASRRHPLFGDQRYGQNINKVGQQIALWSYKLEIIHPTTKEKMEFTCEPPKEYPWNLF, from the coding sequence ATGATTAAAGTCATATTTGAAGATAATCATCTTTTAGTTGTAGAAAAGCCTGTAAATATATTATCTCAAGGTGACGATACTAATGATAAAGATATGGTCAACCTACTTAAGCAATATGTAAAAGAAAAGTATAATAAACCAGGTAATGTATATATTGGCTTAGTTCATAGATTAGATAGACCTGTAGGAGGAATTATGGTCTTTGCAAAGACTTCTAAAGCTGCATCTAGGTTATCTGACCAGGTTAGAACTAAAACATTTAAAAAAACTTATAGAGCGGTTATACATGGTGATATGAATAAGAAAGAAGATACTCTTAAAGATTATCTTTATAAGAATAAAAAGACTAACATGGTAAGCGTAGTTAATAAAGATCATAAAGAATCAAAAAATGCAGAGTTAAGTTATAAGACTTTAGATAAAAAAGATGGATTTAGCCTTGTTGAAATAGATTTAAAAACAGGAAGACCTCATCAAATAAGAGTTCAATTTGCAAGTAGAAGGCATCCTTTATTTGGGGATCAAAGATATGGTCAAAATATTAACAAAGTTGGTCAACAAATAGCACTGTGGTCTTATAAATTAGAAATAATACATCCTACAACTAAAGAAAAAATGGAGTTCACATGTGAACCACCAAAGGAATATCCATGGAATTTATTTTAA
- a CDS encoding class I SAM-dependent methyltransferase, with protein sequence MLLLADKWKDYELIDMGNGEKLERWGDIVLRRPDPQVMWPIPNESGLWKNPHGHYHRSNRGGGQWEHKKKYPERWTISYKNLKFNISPTGFKHTGLFPEQAANWDWAMDKIENAKRPIKVLNLFAYTGGATVACAAAGAEVCHVDASKGMVTWAKENLHTSGLGDRKVRFIVDDVVKFVEREIRRGNRYDAIIMDPPSYGRGPKGEVWQIEEKLYGLVELCTKVLSDEPLFFLINSYTTGLSPIILEHILDATVAKKAKGGKVYGGEIGIPTSRDGKVLPCGIFGRWESK encoded by the coding sequence ATGTTATTATTAGCAGATAAATGGAAAGATTATGAGCTTATAGATATGGGTAACGGAGAAAAATTAGAGCGCTGGGGAGATATAGTATTAAGAAGACCAGATCCTCAAGTTATGTGGCCTATACCAAATGAAAGTGGATTATGGAAAAATCCTCATGGACATTATCATAGAAGCAATAGAGGTGGAGGACAGTGGGAACATAAAAAGAAATACCCGGAAAGATGGACAATCAGTTATAAAAACTTAAAGTTTAACATAAGTCCAACAGGATTTAAACATACTGGATTATTCCCAGAACAAGCGGCAAACTGGGATTGGGCAATGGATAAGATAGAAAATGCTAAAAGACCTATAAAAGTATTAAACCTTTTTGCATATACTGGCGGAGCTACAGTAGCTTGTGCAGCGGCAGGAGCAGAAGTATGTCATGTAGATGCATCTAAAGGTATGGTAACTTGGGCGAAGGAAAATTTACATACATCAGGATTAGGAGACAGAAAAGTAAGATTTATAGTTGATGATGTTGTTAAATTTGTTGAGAGAGAGATAAGAAGAGGAAATAGATATGATGCTATAATAATGGACCCACCTTCTTACGGAAGAGGACCAAAAGGTGAGGTTTGGCAAATAGAAGAAAAATTATATGGTTTAGTTGAATTATGTACGAAAGTATTATCTGATGAACCTTTATTCTTCTTAATAAACTCATACACTACTGGATTATCTCCGATAATACTTGAACATATATTAGATGCTACTGTAGCTAAAAAGGCCAAAGGTGGAAAAGTATATGGTGGAGAAATAGGGATACCAACATCTAGAGATGGAAAGGTACTTCCATGTGGTATATTTGGAAGATGGGAGTCTAAATAA
- a CDS encoding DUF3298 and DUF4163 domain-containing protein, translating to MKYYERNDNCLYNPIYIKFNEDSGIGETFSYTLQYPSFFNFKNTYFNVNQNVLNTINSTINSDVFTFKNGLVDEEKQVNINNVESNEPQVKYKVITNYAVTFNKNHILSTIVNLMAFVNNEGPRYNELNNYNFDLLTGREFTIGSVFNPNVDYIKVISNYINYKINQNKELYYNDTVVDIPEDQAFYLTDEGIVIYFGLDEIAPEEFGIPRFTMEYKKFAPYINPRFYCTPENIYTSMRLRSNYRR from the coding sequence ATGAAGTATTATGAAAGAAATGACAACTGCTTATACAATCCTATCTATATAAAATTTAATGAAGATTCTGGAATAGGAGAAACTTTTTCTTACACACTCCAATATCCATCTTTTTTTAATTTTAAAAATACTTATTTTAATGTAAATCAAAATGTACTTAACACTATAAACTCAACTATAAATTCTGATGTATTTACATTTAAAAATGGATTGGTAGATGAGGAAAAACAAGTAAATATCAATAACGTTGAAAGTAATGAACCTCAAGTAAAATATAAAGTTATTACAAATTATGCAGTTACTTTTAATAAAAATCATATATTAAGTACTATAGTTAATCTTATGGCTTTTGTTAATAATGAAGGTCCTAGATATAATGAATTAAACAATTATAACTTTGATTTGTTAACAGGAAGAGAATTTACTATTGGTAGCGTCTTTAATCCTAATGTTGATTATATAAAAGTTATAAGTAATTATATTAATTACAAGATAAATCAAAATAAAGAATTGTATTACAACGATACAGTTGTAGATATTCCCGAAGATCAAGCTTTTTACTTAACTGATGAAGGAATAGTAATTTATTTTGGCTTAGATGAAATTGCACCTGAAGAATTTGGTATTCCAAGATTTACAATGGAGTATAAGAAATTTGCTCCATATATAAACCCTAGATTTTACTGTACTCCTGAAAATATTTATACATCTATGAGACTAAGATCAAATTATAGAAGATAA
- the carB gene encoding carbamoyl-phosphate synthase large subunit encodes MPKIDSIKKTLVLGSGPIIIGQAAEFDYSGTQACQALKEEGIEVVLVNSNPATIMTDKEVADKIYIEPLTIEFIEKIIEKEKPDSLLAGMGGQTGLNLAVELHDAGILDKYGVKIIGTSVESIKKGEDRDTFREVMRQINQPVVVSDIVTNLEDGLEFAGKIGYPVVVRPAYTLGGTGGGIAETVEELTEILTQGLQLSPVSQVLLEKSIKGWKEIEYEVIRDGNGNCITVCNMENIDPVGVHTGDSIVVAPSQTLSDKEYQMLRKASIDIINAIEVKGGCNVQIALNPDSLEYAIIEINPRVSRSSALASKATGYPIAKVAAKIALGYTLDEIENAVTKKTYACFEPTLDYVVVKIPKWPFDKFKQANRKLGTKMMATGEIMSIGSNFEAAILKGIRSLEIGKYSLVHAPSEEKSIEELKKSIVVPDDERLFDLAEMIRRGYKVEMIEQITGVDKWFINKFKWIVEQEEKLKGMKIEDLNKEYLLELKKKGFSDKGIADLMKISPERLCELRKLYNIQPAYKMVDTCGGEFDALSPYYYSTYEQYDEVEISDKKKVVVLGSGPIRIGQGIEFDYCSVHCVKSLRNMGIETIIVNNNPETVSTDFDTSDKLYFEPLTEEEVLNIIEKENPDGVILQFGGQTAIKLAKFLHEKNIKILGTDFENIDTAEDREKFEELLEKLDINRPKGKAIWSVKEGIKEAEKLGYPVLVRPSYVLGGQGMEITYDEAKLSKYLESAFLRDSKNPVLIDKYLTGREIEVDAICDGKDILIPGIMEHLERAGVHSGDSITMYPSQNVTDEIKAKILDYTKKIALELNVLGMVNIQFIEFQNELYVIEVNPRASRTVPYISKVSNVPIVDLATKCMLGENLADLGYGTGVYKEPKLVSVKVPVFSMSKLARVDVSLGPEMKSTGEVLGVGENLEEALYKGFLAAGKTMSDKRGVVLATINNYDKEEFIEIAKDMKELGYTFVATEGTAKTLKDNGIDSDIVNRVEESRPNILDAIRNKQVDIVINTPTKGNDSTRDGFKIRRTATEFSTEVMTSLDTLKALVEVKKKEIKDAGLEVYNIAE; translated from the coding sequence ATGCCTAAAATAGATAGTATAAAAAAGACTTTAGTACTAGGTTCAGGACCTATAATAATAGGGCAAGCAGCAGAATTTGATTACTCTGGAACACAAGCTTGCCAAGCTTTAAAAGAAGAAGGAATAGAAGTTGTATTAGTAAATAGTAACCCAGCTACTATAATGACTGATAAAGAAGTAGCGGATAAAATATATATAGAACCATTAACAATAGAATTCATAGAAAAAATAATAGAAAAAGAAAAACCAGACAGTTTATTAGCAGGAATGGGTGGTCAAACAGGACTTAACTTAGCAGTTGAACTTCACGATGCCGGAATATTAGATAAATATGGAGTTAAGATAATAGGTACTTCAGTAGAGTCTATAAAAAAAGGTGAAGATAGAGATACATTCAGAGAAGTAATGAGACAAATAAACCAACCAGTAGTAGTTAGTGATATAGTAACTAATTTAGAAGATGGTTTAGAATTTGCAGGAAAAATAGGATACCCAGTAGTTGTAAGACCAGCCTATACATTAGGAGGAACTGGAGGAGGTATAGCTGAAACTGTAGAGGAGTTAACAGAAATACTTACTCAAGGATTACAATTAAGTCCAGTTAGTCAAGTATTACTTGAAAAAAGTATAAAAGGTTGGAAAGAAATAGAGTATGAAGTTATAAGAGATGGTAATGGTAACTGTATAACTGTATGTAACATGGAAAACATAGACCCTGTTGGTGTTCATACAGGAGATAGTATAGTTGTAGCACCAAGCCAAACTTTAAGTGATAAAGAATACCAAATGTTAAGAAAAGCTTCTATAGACATAATAAATGCTATAGAAGTTAAGGGTGGGTGTAATGTTCAGATAGCATTAAATCCAGATAGTTTAGAATATGCGATAATAGAAATAAACCCAAGAGTTTCTAGATCTTCAGCTCTTGCATCAAAAGCTACAGGTTACCCAATAGCAAAGGTTGCAGCGAAAATTGCTTTAGGTTATACATTGGATGAAATAGAAAATGCAGTAACTAAGAAAACTTACGCATGCTTTGAGCCAACACTTGATTATGTAGTAGTTAAGATACCAAAGTGGCCATTTGATAAATTCAAGCAAGCAAACAGAAAATTAGGAACTAAAATGATGGCAACAGGAGAGATAATGAGTATAGGAAGCAACTTTGAAGCAGCTATACTTAAAGGTATAAGATCTCTTGAAATAGGAAAATATTCTTTAGTTCATGCTCCTTCTGAAGAAAAGAGTATAGAAGAATTAAAGAAGAGTATAGTAGTTCCGGATGATGAAAGATTATTTGACTTAGCTGAAATGATAAGAAGAGGCTACAAAGTAGAAATGATAGAACAAATCACGGGAGTAGACAAGTGGTTTATAAATAAATTTAAGTGGATAGTAGAGCAAGAAGAAAAGTTAAAGGGAATGAAAATAGAAGATTTAAATAAGGAATATTTATTAGAATTAAAGAAAAAAGGATTCTCTGATAAAGGTATAGCTGACTTAATGAAAATAAGTCCAGAAAGATTATGTGAATTAAGAAAGTTATACAACATACAACCAGCATATAAAATGGTTGATACTTGTGGAGGAGAGTTTGATGCATTATCTCCATACTACTACTCAACTTACGAACAATATGACGAAGTAGAAATAAGTGATAAGAAAAAAGTTGTAGTTTTAGGTTCTGGTCCTATAAGAATAGGTCAAGGTATAGAGTTTGACTATTGTTCAGTTCACTGTGTAAAATCATTAAGAAATATGGGAATAGAAACTATAATAGTAAACAATAACCCAGAAACAGTAAGTACAGACTTTGATACATCAGATAAACTATACTTTGAACCTTTAACAGAAGAAGAAGTATTAAACATAATAGAAAAAGAAAATCCAGATGGAGTAATATTACAATTTGGTGGTCAAACAGCTATAAAGTTAGCTAAGTTCTTACACGAAAAGAATATAAAGATATTAGGAACTGATTTTGAAAATATAGATACTGCTGAAGATAGAGAAAAATTTGAAGAATTATTGGAAAAATTAGATATAAATAGACCAAAAGGAAAAGCTATATGGTCAGTTAAAGAAGGTATAAAAGAAGCTGAAAAGTTAGGCTATCCAGTTTTAGTTAGACCATCTTATGTACTTGGAGGGCAAGGTATGGAAATAACTTACGATGAAGCTAAGTTATCTAAATACTTAGAAAGTGCATTTTTAAGAGACTCTAAAAACCCAGTGCTTATAGACAAGTACTTAACAGGTAGAGAGATAGAAGTTGATGCAATATGTGATGGTAAAGATATATTAATACCAGGTATAATGGAACACTTAGAAAGAGCAGGAGTTCACTCTGGAGATAGTATAACAATGTATCCAAGCCAAAATGTAACAGATGAAATAAAAGCTAAGATACTTGATTACACTAAGAAAATAGCATTAGAACTAAATGTACTTGGAATGGTTAATATACAATTTATAGAATTCCAAAATGAATTATATGTAATAGAAGTTAACCCAAGAGCGAGTAGAACAGTACCATATATAAGTAAGGTAAGTAATGTACCAATAGTAGATTTAGCTACTAAATGTATGTTAGGAGAAAATTTAGCTGATTTAGGATATGGAACGGGAGTATACAAAGAACCTAAATTAGTATCAGTTAAGGTACCAGTATTCTCAATGTCAAAACTTGCTAGAGTTGATGTAAGCTTAGGACCTGAAATGAAATCAACAGGAGAAGTTTTAGGTGTAGGTGAAAACTTAGAAGAAGCTTTATACAAAGGATTTTTAGCAGCAGGAAAGACTATGTCTGATAAGAGAGGTGTAGTGCTAGCTACTATAAATAATTATGATAAAGAAGAATTTATAGAAATAGCAAAAGATATGAAAGAATTAGGATATACATTTGTTGCTACAGAAGGAACAGCTAAAACTCTAAAAGACAATGGAATAGATTCTGATATAGTTAACAGAGTAGAAGAATCAAGACCTAATATATTAGATGCTATAAGAAATAAACAAGTTGATATAGTAATAAATACTCCAACTAAAGGAAATGACTCTACAAGAGATGGATTTAAGATAAGAAGAACGGCAACAGAGTTTTCAACAGAAGTAATGACATCTTTAGATACATTAAAGGCTTTAGTAGAAGTTAAGAAAAAAGAAATAAAAGATGCAGGATTAGAAGTATACAATATAGCTGAATAA
- a CDS encoding carbamoyl phosphate synthase small subunit, whose product MKGKLILEDGTIFEGKAFGYLGDSIGEVVFNTSMTGYQEVLTDPSYYGQIVTMTYPLVGNYGINLEDMESNKSHVKGFIVREKSNDPNNFRCEMDLDTYLKQNKVIGLEGIDTRALTKILRNNGTMKGIITLENASLEDVKSKLEAFTNTEAVRTVTRKEIEHIKGEGAKVAVMDFGVKQNILRSFAKRNCDITVFPATTKPEEILGINPDLIFLSNGPGDPEDLEDVIENINELIGKKPIVGICLGHQLLALTLGGKTSKLKFGHRGGNHPVKDLEENKIFITSQNHGYYVSEMPENMEVTHINLNDNTVEGMRHKELPIYSVQYHPEACPGPKDNDYIFDKFLELV is encoded by the coding sequence ATGAAGGGGAAATTAATATTAGAAGATGGAACAATTTTTGAAGGAAAAGCATTTGGATACTTAGGAGATAGTATAGGTGAAGTAGTATTCAATACTTCTATGACAGGATATCAAGAAGTATTAACAGACCCATCATACTATGGTCAAATAGTAACAATGACTTATCCGTTAGTAGGGAATTATGGAATAAATTTAGAAGATATGGAATCAAATAAATCTCACGTAAAAGGGTTTATAGTTAGAGAAAAAAGTAATGATCCAAATAACTTTAGATGTGAGATGGATTTAGATACATACTTGAAGCAAAATAAAGTTATAGGACTTGAAGGCATAGATACAAGAGCATTAACTAAAATACTAAGAAATAATGGAACAATGAAAGGTATAATAACTTTAGAAAATGCTTCTTTAGAAGATGTAAAATCTAAGTTAGAAGCTTTCACAAATACTGAAGCAGTAAGAACTGTAACAAGAAAAGAAATAGAGCATATAAAAGGTGAAGGTGCTAAGGTTGCTGTTATGGATTTTGGAGTTAAGCAGAACATATTAAGATCTTTTGCTAAGAGAAATTGTGATATAACAGTATTCCCAGCAACTACTAAGCCAGAAGAAATTTTAGGAATAAATCCTGATTTAATATTCTTATCAAATGGACCTGGAGATCCAGAAGATTTAGAAGATGTTATAGAAAATATAAACGAATTAATTGGAAAAAAACCTATAGTAGGAATATGTTTAGGACATCAATTATTAGCTTTAACATTAGGTGGAAAAACGTCTAAATTAAAGTTTGGACATAGAGGAGGAAACCATCCAGTTAAAGATTTAGAAGAAAATAAAATATTTATAACATCTCAAAACCACGGTTACTACGTATCTGAAATGCCAGAAAATATGGAAGTAACACATATAAACTTAAATGATAATACTGTAGAAGGAATGAGACATAAAGAGTTGCCTATATACAGTGTTCAATATCATCCAGAAGCTTGTCCAGGACCAAAAGACAACGATTATATATTCGACAAGTTCTTAGAGTTAGTATAG
- the pyrF gene encoding orotidine-5'-phosphate decarboxylase produces the protein MVNGKEKLIVAIDTNEFDKAKELIDKLEDSVDIFKVGLEQYVATRGKTVDYLKEKGKKIFLDLKFHDIPNTMQSAVRAAVRDNVWLMTIHVSDMEGMRQCAQAAKEEAEKLGIEKPIIVGVTVLTSLSNQDLQDIGCNMTTEELAIKRAKLAKEAGIDGIVCSAQEVDKIVEACGKDFVTVCPGIRPTNASVGDQKRVVTPKDAINKGAHYLVVGRPITKAENPSEAAVNIVKEIENA, from the coding sequence ATGGTAAATGGAAAAGAAAAATTAATAGTAGCAATAGACACAAATGAATTTGATAAAGCTAAAGAATTGATAGATAAGCTAGAAGATAGTGTAGACATATTTAAAGTAGGGTTAGAGCAATATGTAGCTACAAGGGGAAAAACAGTTGATTATTTAAAAGAAAAAGGTAAGAAAATTTTCTTAGACCTTAAGTTTCACGATATACCAAATACAATGCAAAGTGCAGTAAGAGCAGCAGTAAGAGATAATGTATGGTTAATGACTATACATGTATCAGATATGGAAGGTATGAGACAGTGTGCTCAAGCTGCTAAAGAAGAGGCTGAGAAATTAGGTATAGAAAAACCAATAATAGTAGGGGTTACTGTTTTAACATCTTTAAGCAATCAAGATTTACAAGATATAGGATGTAATATGACAACTGAAGAGCTAGCTATAAAGAGAGCTAAGCTAGCTAAAGAAGCTGGAATAGATGGAATAGTTTGTTCAGCACAAGAAGTAGACAAAATAGTTGAAGCTTGTGGTAAGGATTTTGTTACAGTATGTCCAGGAATAAGACCAACAAATGCTTCTGTAGGAGATCAAAAAAGGGTAGTTACTCCTAAGGATGCTATAAATAAAGGCGCTCATTACTTAGTAGTTGGAAGACCTATAACTAAAGCTGAAAACCCAAGTGAAGCAGCGGTTAATATAGTAAAAGAAATAGAAAATGCATAG
- a CDS encoding nitroreductase family protein — protein sequence MELYDAIFYRKSIRKYSNKRVKDSLLEEVKNVCSQITYLNKELNIKAHVIDRGHLVRILMGKNCKVKAPHYIIVTSNKGNDYLQNIGYAMEEVVLKLTTLGLATCWLECNIKREDILEFVELSDLDGEQSDTIVELEEKENLEQPYSIIAFGYPEENEGLFRTNKNIDRKRVNHICKRLDKNLEKIIEPLRWAPSMKNSQPWILYNNLNMIHLYEEKQKKNLKDTNKISMGIALRHFDIACNKFGLEVEYSKIDVKKRLAKEYYITATLK from the coding sequence ATGGAGCTATATGATGCCATTTTTTATAGAAAGTCAATTAGAAAATATTCTAATAAAAGGGTAAAAGATAGTTTATTAGAAGAAGTTAAAAATGTATGTTCACAAATTACCTATTTAAATAAAGAATTAAATATAAAAGCTCATGTTATAGATAGAGGTCATTTAGTACGTATTTTAATGGGAAAAAATTGTAAAGTAAAAGCACCTCACTATATAATAGTAACATCTAATAAAGGAAATGATTATTTACAAAATATCGGATATGCTATGGAGGAAGTTGTTTTAAAACTAACAACTTTAGGATTGGCAACATGCTGGTTAGAATGCAACATAAAAAGAGAAGATATTTTAGAATTTGTGGAGTTGTCAGACTTAGATGGAGAACAGAGTGATACAATAGTGGAATTGGAAGAAAAAGAAAATTTAGAACAGCCATATTCAATAATTGCATTTGGTTATCCAGAAGAGAATGAAGGATTGTTTAGAACTAATAAGAATATAGATAGAAAGCGTGTGAATCATATTTGCAAAAGGCTAGATAAAAATTTAGAAAAAATTATAGAACCACTTAGATGGGCACCATCTATGAAAAATTCTCAACCTTGGATATTATATAATAATTTAAATATGATTCATTTATATGAAGAAAAACAAAAGAAAAATCTTAAAGACACAAATAAAATAAGTATGGGTATAGCTCTTAGACATTTTGATATAGCATGTAATAAATTTGGATTAGAAGTTGAGTATTCTAAAATAGATGTTAAAAAAAGATTAGCAAAAGAGTATTATATAACTGCTACTTTAAAATAA